A window of the Elgaria multicarinata webbii isolate HBS135686 ecotype San Diego chromosome 22, rElgMul1.1.pri, whole genome shotgun sequence genome harbors these coding sequences:
- the HIC1 gene encoding hypermethylated in cancer 1 protein — MLDASEPTGHSRQLLLQLNAQRTKGFLCDVIVVVQNALFRAHKNVLAASSAYLKALVVHDNLINLDQEMVSPAVFRAVLDFIYTGRLGPAEAEAGPGVGGGEAGEPSLGAVLAAASYLQIPDLVALCKRKLKRSGKYCQLRGGYSPFGKLARGLRTATPVIQSCYGAPPPRAVEPGNPLSTHCGELYAAAAAAAGLHPHGLCPPERLCSPLCGLDLSKKSPNGPSPGHHPLPPLPSAESRLRAVVEGRENLLLPQLPARPESPALLSNHAAFVEAAASYQQSRGGGSPEPGRAEVGPGFLYHWMKPEPLGGGYVEDEDDEDDGEDEGRAGGRRRKGGLGAGGELERKEGESPSPPPPPHPRRYGSLESGEPGGGGGGGDAEDLENDKSTSDETGCCSSGRPSPAAGSLERYLGYEPDGFGGDNLYVCIPCGKGFPSSEQLNAHVEAHNEEDELYRKEAAAEAGQGAPFLDKPPPPPLPLPPPPPPGCDLLRPYRCSSCDKAYKDPATLRQHEKTHWLTRPYPCSICGKKFTQRGTMTRHMRSHLGLKPFACDACGMRFTRQYRLTEHMRIHSGEKPYECQVCGGKFAQQRNLLSHMKMHAAAAAAAAAAAGPDGKLKLDFPEGVLAMARLAQQQQQQQQQGQHDAKGLLAHGPHFLADPKAAMESLYLGLSADKAAEVLAQGAAAAAAAAAHLHNDHHARTIERFSPP, encoded by the coding sequence ATGTTGGACGCCTCGGAGCCGACGGGCCACTCCCGGCAGCTGCTGCTCCAGCTGAATGCGCAGCGCACCAAGGGCTTCCTGTGCGACGTGATCGTGGTGGTGCAGAACGCGCTCTTCCGGGCCCACAAGAACGTGCTGGCGGCCAGCAGCGCCTACCTCAAGGCCCTGGTGGTCCACGACAACCTCATCAACCTGGACCAGGAGATGGTCAGCCCGGCCGTCTTCCGCGCCGTCCTCGACTTCATCTACACCGGCCGCCTGGGCCCTGCCGAGGCCGAGGCGGGCCCGGGCGTCGGAGGCGGGGAGGCTGGCGAGCCCAGCCTGGGCGCCGTCCTGGCCGCCGCCAGCTACCTGCAGATCCCGGACTTGGTGGCCCTGTGCAAGAGGAAGCTGAAGCGCTCGGGCAAGTACTGCCAGCTGCGCGGCGGCTACTCGCCCTTCGGCAAGCTGGCGCGCGGCCTCCGCACCGCCACGCCCGTCATCCAGAGCTGCTACGGGGCGCCGCCGCCGCGGGCCGTCGAGCCGGGCAACCCGCTCAGCACCCACTGCGGGGAGCTGTACGCCGCCGCGGCTGCCGCGGCCGGTCTGCACCCGCACGGGCTGTGCCCGCCAGAGCGCCTCTGCTCGCCGCTCTGCGGCCTCGACCTGTCCAAGAAGAGCCCCAACGGGCCCTCGCCCGGGCACcacccgctgccgccgctgcccagcGCCGAGAGCCGCCTGCGCGCCGTGGTCGAGGGCCGCGAGAACTTGCTGCTGCCGCAGCTGCCTGCCCGGCCGGAGAGCCCGGCGCTGCTATCCAACCACGCGGCCTTCGTTGAGGCCGCCGCCTCGTACCAGCAGTCCCGCGGAGGCGGCAGCCCCGAGCCCGGCCGCGCCGAGGTGGGGCCTGGGTTCCTGTACCACTGGATGAAGCCCGAGCCGCTGGGCGGGGGCTACGTCGAGGACGAGGACGACGAGGACGACGGGGAGGATGAGGGCCGCGCCGGCGGGCGCCGCCGCAAGGGCGGGCTGGGCGCCGGGGGCGAGCTGGAGCGCAAGGAGGGCGAGTcgccctcgccgccgccgccgccgcacccGCGGCGCTACGGCAGCTTGGAGAGTGGCGagccgggcggcggcggcggcggcggcgacgctGAGGACCTGGAGAACGACAAGAGCACGAGCGACGAGACGGGGTGCTGCAGCAGCGGCAGGCCCTCGCCGGCGGCCGGCAGCCTGGAGCGCTACCTGGGCTACGAGCCGGACGGCTTCGGCGGCGACAACCTGTACGTGTGCATCCCGTGTGGCAAGGGCTTCCCGTCGTCGGAGCAGCTGAACGCGCACGTCGAGGCGCACAACGAGGAGGACGAGCTGTACCGCAAGGAGGCCGCCGCCGAGGCCGGGCAGGGCGCGCCCTTCCTGgacaagccgccgccgccgccgctgccgctgccgccgccgccgccgccgggctgCGACCTGCTGCGCCCCTACCGCTGCTCGTCGTGCGACAAGGCCTACAAGGACCCGGCCACGCTGCGGCAGCACGAGAAGACGCACTGGCTGACGCGGCCCTACCCCTGCTCCATCTGCGGCAAGAAGTTCACGCAGCGCGGCACCATGACGCGCCACATGCgcagccacctgggcctcaagccCTTCGCCTGCGACGCGTGCGGGATGCGCTTCACGCGCCAGTACCGCCTCACCGAGCACATGCGCATCCActcgggcgagaagccctacgaGTGCCAGGTGTGCGGCGGCAAGTTCGCCCAGCAGCGCAACCTGCTCAGCCACATGAAGAtgcacgccgccgccgccgccgctgccgccgccgccgccggccccgaCGGCAAGCTCAAGCTGGACTTCCCCGAGGGCGTGCTGGCCATGGCGCGCctggcgcagcagcagcagcagcagcagcagcaggggcagcacgACGCCAAGGGGCTGCTGGCGCACGGGCCCCACTTCCTGGCCGACCCCAAGGCCGCCATGGAGAGCCTCTACCTGGGCCTCAGCGCCGACAAGGCGGCCGAGGTGCTGGCCcagggcgccgccgccgccgccgccgccgccgcccacctgcACAACGACCACCACGCCCGGACCATAGAGCGCTTCTCGCCGCCCTGA